A window from Cellulomonas sp. C5510 encodes these proteins:
- a CDS encoding ABC transporter substrate-binding protein → MKRHLPRRRRTSVAAAAAVAAALALTACGGGDTPSDDASGSTAAGGSEPLVISLDSSVDLLDAQAWRTPAAMVATGSLVEQLIEQTYDTDGLVRTGTTEFEGALAESWDVSEDGLTTTFHLRDGLAFADGTPLTAQDVVWSYQRSLLGPGYVKALLPFAGVASPDDVTAPDDSTVVVTSSFASPLLAKMEAMQPLGVFSQATGEANATDDDPWAGAWFRENANSSGPYTVASYDPTQQLVLEPNEHYYAPDKIANTGVTIQFVSDPSQRALLLRSGELDLAQGIPLDQVKAMEDEDGLTVVSEPSNRLEYLGFNTSEAPFDDARVRQAVARAVPYQDLVDQVLYGYANASTGVVPASMETHSDEAGTFEEDLDAAADLLAEAGLPDGFSSTLYYKQSNAVEAAAAVLVQANLKEIGVDIDLKPLTDADFTQQTNARALPMYLNNFLGWGADPFYQMYYLAGSAAGTNFTSYANPDLDALLQEGVATTDEAGRAEISAQAQQVIYDDMPFVPVYNPAWTFVVRDGVSGLTKDNTEQLRLQYLTRG, encoded by the coding sequence GTGAAGCGACACCTCCCCCGGCGGCGGCGCACCTCCGTGGCGGCCGCCGCGGCCGTGGCCGCCGCGCTCGCCCTCACCGCGTGCGGCGGCGGCGACACCCCGTCCGACGACGCCTCCGGCAGCACCGCCGCCGGAGGCTCGGAGCCCCTCGTCATCAGCCTCGACAGCTCCGTCGACCTGCTCGACGCGCAGGCCTGGCGCACGCCGGCCGCGATGGTGGCGACCGGGTCCCTCGTCGAGCAGTTGATCGAGCAGACCTACGACACCGACGGCCTGGTGCGCACCGGCACCACCGAGTTCGAGGGCGCGCTCGCCGAGTCCTGGGACGTGTCCGAGGACGGCCTGACGACGACGTTCCACCTGCGCGACGGGCTGGCGTTCGCCGACGGCACGCCGCTGACCGCGCAGGACGTCGTGTGGTCCTACCAGCGCAGCCTGCTCGGCCCCGGCTACGTCAAGGCGCTGCTGCCGTTCGCCGGCGTCGCGTCCCCGGACGACGTGACCGCGCCCGACGACAGCACCGTGGTGGTCACCAGCAGCTTCGCCAGCCCGCTGCTCGCCAAGATGGAGGCGATGCAGCCGCTCGGCGTCTTCTCGCAGGCCACCGGCGAGGCGAACGCCACCGACGACGACCCGTGGGCCGGCGCGTGGTTCCGTGAGAACGCCAACTCCTCCGGGCCGTACACGGTCGCGTCGTACGACCCGACGCAGCAGCTCGTGCTGGAGCCGAACGAGCACTACTACGCGCCGGACAAGATCGCGAACACCGGCGTGACCATCCAGTTCGTGTCCGACCCGTCGCAGCGCGCGCTGCTGCTGCGCTCGGGCGAGCTCGACCTCGCGCAGGGCATCCCGCTCGACCAGGTCAAGGCCATGGAGGACGAGGACGGGCTGACGGTCGTCTCCGAGCCGTCCAACCGCCTGGAGTACCTGGGCTTCAACACGAGCGAGGCGCCGTTCGACGACGCCCGCGTCCGGCAGGCCGTCGCCAGGGCGGTGCCCTACCAGGACCTCGTGGACCAGGTGCTGTACGGCTACGCGAACGCCTCCACGGGCGTCGTGCCGGCCTCCATGGAGACCCACTCCGACGAGGCGGGGACGTTCGAGGAGGACCTGGACGCCGCCGCGGACCTGCTCGCGGAGGCGGGGCTGCCCGACGGCTTCAGCTCGACGCTGTACTACAAGCAGTCCAACGCGGTCGAGGCCGCGGCGGCGGTGCTGGTCCAGGCCAACCTGAAGGAGATCGGGGTCGACATCGACCTCAAGCCCCTGACGGACGCCGACTTCACGCAGCAGACCAACGCCCGCGCGCTGCCGATGTACCTGAACAACTTCCTCGGCTGGGGTGCCGACCCCTTCTACCAGATGTACTACCTGGCGGGCTCGGCGGCGGGGACGAACTTCACGTCCTACGCGAACCCCGACCTGGACGCCCTGCTGCAGGAGGGCGTCGCGACGACCGACGAGGCCGGGCGCGCGGAGATCTCGGCCCAGGCGCAGCAGGTCATCTACGACGACATGCCCTTCGTGCCCGTCTACAACCCGGCGTGGACGTTCGTCGTCCGGGACGGCGTGTCGGGCCTGACCAAGGACAACACCGAGCAGCTGCGGCTGCAGTACCTCACCCGGGGGTGA
- the gdhA gene encoding NADP-specific glutamate dehydrogenase: MQGQLDQVLDQVLVRNPAEPEFHQAVREVFASLGPVLARHPEYVDAAVLERLCEPERQIVFRVPWVDDSGRVRINRGFRVQFSTTLGPSKGGLRFHPSVNLGIVKFLGFEQVFKNSLTGMPIGGGKGGSDFDPRGRSDGEVMRFCQSFMTELARHIGEYVDVPAGDIGVGGREIGYLFGQYKRMTGRHESGVLTGKGVTWGGSLVRTEATGYGAVLFAQEMLRAAGRSLDGQRVVVSGSGNVAVYAIQKAQQLGGHVVACSDSGGYVVDERGIDLPLLQQVKTVERRSLAAYAERRGGSARFVPGRRVWEVGAAVALPCATQNELDESDARALVASGLVAVAEGANMPTTPDAVALLQDAGVLFGPGKAANAGGVATSALEMQQNASRDSWSFDYTEDRLAAIMRSIHDRCAATAEEYGAPGDYVVGANIAGFLKVADAMIALGVV; the protein is encoded by the coding sequence GTGCAAGGACAGCTCGACCAGGTGCTCGACCAGGTGCTCGTGCGGAACCCCGCCGAGCCGGAGTTCCACCAGGCGGTCCGGGAGGTGTTCGCCAGCCTCGGGCCCGTGCTCGCCCGGCACCCCGAGTACGTCGACGCCGCCGTGCTGGAGCGGCTGTGCGAGCCCGAGCGGCAGATCGTGTTCCGCGTGCCGTGGGTGGACGACTCCGGCCGGGTGCGGATCAACCGCGGCTTCCGCGTGCAGTTCAGCACCACGCTCGGCCCCTCCAAGGGCGGGCTGCGGTTCCACCCCTCGGTCAACCTCGGGATCGTCAAGTTCCTGGGGTTCGAGCAGGTGTTCAAGAACTCGCTCACCGGCATGCCGATCGGCGGTGGCAAGGGCGGGTCGGACTTCGACCCCCGTGGCCGCTCCGACGGCGAGGTCATGCGGTTCTGCCAGTCGTTCATGACGGAGCTGGCGCGGCACATCGGCGAGTACGTCGACGTGCCGGCGGGCGACATCGGGGTCGGCGGCCGCGAGATCGGCTACCTGTTCGGCCAGTACAAGCGGATGACCGGCCGGCACGAGTCCGGTGTGCTGACCGGCAAGGGCGTCACGTGGGGCGGCTCGCTGGTCCGCACCGAGGCCACCGGGTACGGCGCGGTGCTGTTCGCGCAGGAGATGCTGCGCGCCGCGGGCCGGTCGCTCGACGGGCAGCGAGTCGTGGTGTCGGGCTCCGGCAACGTCGCCGTCTACGCCATCCAGAAGGCGCAGCAGCTCGGCGGTCACGTGGTGGCCTGCTCGGACTCCGGCGGCTACGTCGTCGACGAGCGGGGCATCGACCTGCCGCTGCTCCAGCAGGTGAAGACGGTCGAGCGGCGCTCGCTCGCCGCGTACGCGGAGCGCCGTGGCGGGTCAGCCCGGTTCGTGCCGGGCCGGCGCGTGTGGGAGGTCGGGGCCGCGGTCGCGCTGCCGTGCGCGACGCAGAACGAGCTCGACGAGTCCGACGCCCGGGCGCTCGTCGCCTCGGGGCTGGTCGCGGTCGCGGAGGGCGCCAACATGCCCACCACGCCCGACGCGGTCGCGCTGCTGCAGGACGCCGGCGTGCTGTTCGGCCCGGGCAAGGCCGCCAACGCCGGCGGCGTCGCGACGTCCGCGCTCGAGATGCAGCAGAACGCGAGCCGCGACTCGTGGTCGTTCGACTACACCGAGGACCGCCTGGCGGCGATCATGCGCTCGATCCACGACCGCTGCGCGGCGACCGCCGAGGAGTACGGGGCGCCGGGCGACTACGTGGTGGGGGCGAACATCGCCGGGTTCCTCAAGGTCGCGGACGCGATGATCGCCCTGGGCGTGGTGTAG
- a CDS encoding winged helix DNA-binding domain-containing protein, which produces MTGAARVTTRGLGRALLARQHLDARTPAGAVDEVAHLVALQSQNPSSAYLALHARVAGFDHADLATAMLGRRVGRLALLRDTVHLVTADDALTLWPLLAPVLRRHVRSGTSSAADLRDVDLDDLASAGREALAGEPLTAAALGARLGPRWPGVDPRSLATGVRGLLPLVQVTPRGVWGRSLVTTWTTAEQWFGRPVAVVGDPEAAAAALVRRYLAAYGPATVADVQAWSGLTRLAGVVEGMRDELVEVLHADGPRGERVLLDLPGAPLPGDVPVPVRLLPDFDDVLLGHADRTRIVTPEVRPALASRNGVPPGTVLLDGVVAGTWRLRRERRGGGSGTRRTPRAVVTLTPLRRWTRAERSAARAEARVLAAFAADDAVEHDAVVAGD; this is translated from the coding sequence GTGACCGGTGCCGCCCGCGTGACCACCCGCGGGCTGGGCCGCGCGCTGCTCGCCCGCCAGCACCTCGACGCCCGGACCCCCGCCGGTGCGGTCGACGAGGTCGCGCACCTGGTCGCGCTGCAGTCGCAGAACCCGTCGTCCGCCTACCTGGCGCTGCACGCGCGGGTGGCCGGCTTCGACCACGCGGACCTGGCGACGGCGATGCTCGGGCGCCGCGTCGGGCGGCTGGCGCTGCTGCGGGACACGGTGCACCTCGTCACGGCGGACGACGCGCTCACGCTGTGGCCCCTGCTCGCCCCGGTGCTGCGCCGGCACGTCCGGTCCGGGACGTCGTCCGCCGCCGACCTGCGCGACGTCGACCTCGACGACCTCGCGAGCGCGGGGCGGGAGGCGCTCGCCGGCGAGCCGCTCACGGCGGCCGCCCTGGGCGCCCGGCTCGGCCCGCGCTGGCCGGGCGTCGACCCGCGCTCGCTCGCGACGGGCGTGCGCGGGCTGCTGCCGCTGGTGCAGGTCACGCCCCGGGGCGTCTGGGGCCGCAGCCTGGTGACGACGTGGACGACGGCGGAGCAGTGGTTCGGACGCCCGGTGGCCGTGGTGGGCGACCCGGAGGCGGCCGCGGCCGCGCTCGTGCGGCGCTACCTCGCGGCGTACGGACCGGCGACGGTCGCCGACGTGCAGGCGTGGTCGGGGCTCACCCGGCTGGCGGGGGTGGTCGAGGGGATGCGTGACGAGCTGGTCGAGGTCCTGCACGCGGACGGGCCCCGTGGCGAGCGGGTGCTCCTGGACCTGCCGGGTGCCCCGCTCCCCGGGGACGTCCCGGTGCCCGTGCGCCTGCTGCCGGACTTCGACGACGTGCTGCTCGGCCACGCCGACCGCACGCGGATCGTGACGCCCGAGGTGCGGCCGGCGCTCGCGAGCCGCAACGGGGTGCCGCCGGGCACGGTGCTGCTGGACGGCGTCGTGGCGGGGACCTGGCGGCTGCGCCGGGAGCGACGGGGCGGCGGCTCCGGCACGCGGCGGACACCGCGGGCGGTCGTGACCCTGACCCCGCTGCGGCGGTGGACGCGCGCGGAGCGCAGCGCGGCCCGGGCCGAGGCGCGCGTCCTCGCGGCGTTCGCGGCCGACGACGCGGTGGAGCACGACGCCGTGGTCGCCGGGGACTGA
- a CDS encoding ABC transporter ATP-binding protein: MSMHARAGGMDARSMYRSFRLDPSVAQRRVTRDVLRRILTFARPYRRLLTVFLVLIAFDAAVGAATPLLYQRIIDHGIAQGRTGVVLGLAGVVALLALASAGLALASRWLSSRIGEGLIVDLRTQVFDHVQRMPLAFFSRTQTGALVQRLNGDVLGAQQAFTSTLSNVVSNVLTVVLVLAAMLSLSWQITLVSLVLLPVFVLPVRAMGRRLAAVTQEAYGLNADMGQTMTERFNVAGAQLVKLYGRADDETAVFAGRASRVRDIGITSAMYSAVFRIGLTLVAAVAVAIVYGLGGVLAIQGSLTVGVVVALTSYLTRLYGPITALSNVQVDIMTTLVSFERVLEVLDLRPGVDDAPDARPLPDDLPRTASIELDRVTFRYPSAAEVSLASLESVARLQTEAPGTTLHDVSFRVPHGHVVALVGPSGAGKSTISQLVARLYDVTAGAVRVAGHDVREVTQASLRDAVGIVTQDAHLFHDTIRANLLYARPGASDAELEQALRRAQIGDLVSRLPDGVDTVVGDRGYRLSGGERQRLAIARLLLKAPPVVILDEATAHLDSESEAAVQRALAEALEGRTALVIAHRLSTIREADSIVVLDEGRVVEQGTHAELLAAGGLYAELYETQYATAG; the protein is encoded by the coding sequence ATGTCCATGCACGCACGCGCCGGCGGGATGGACGCCCGGTCCATGTACCGCTCGTTCCGTCTCGACCCGTCCGTCGCGCAGCGCCGCGTCACCCGCGACGTGCTGCGCCGCATCCTCACCTTCGCCCGGCCCTACCGCCGGCTGCTCACCGTGTTCCTCGTGCTCATCGCGTTCGACGCCGCCGTCGGCGCCGCGACCCCGCTGCTCTACCAGCGGATCATCGACCACGGCATCGCGCAGGGGCGCACCGGCGTGGTGCTGGGCCTCGCCGGCGTCGTCGCGCTGCTGGCCCTCGCCTCGGCCGGCCTGGCGCTCGCCTCGCGCTGGCTCTCGTCGCGGATCGGGGAGGGCCTCATCGTCGACCTGCGCACGCAGGTGTTCGACCACGTGCAGCGCATGCCGCTCGCGTTCTTCTCCCGCACCCAGACCGGCGCGCTCGTGCAGCGGCTCAACGGCGACGTCCTCGGGGCGCAGCAGGCGTTCACCTCGACGCTGTCCAACGTCGTCTCCAACGTGCTGACCGTCGTGCTCGTGCTCGCCGCCATGCTCTCGCTGTCCTGGCAGATCACCCTGGTGTCACTCGTGCTGCTGCCGGTGTTCGTGCTGCCCGTGCGCGCGATGGGCCGCCGGCTCGCCGCGGTCACGCAGGAGGCGTACGGGCTCAACGCCGACATGGGCCAGACGATGACGGAGCGCTTCAACGTCGCCGGCGCGCAGCTCGTGAAGCTCTACGGCCGCGCGGACGACGAGACCGCCGTGTTCGCGGGCCGGGCCTCCCGGGTGCGGGACATCGGCATCACCAGCGCGATGTACAGCGCGGTGTTCCGCATCGGGCTCACCCTCGTGGCGGCCGTGGCGGTCGCCATCGTGTACGGGCTCGGCGGGGTGCTGGCCATCCAGGGCTCGCTGACCGTGGGCGTCGTCGTCGCGCTGACGTCGTACCTCACGCGGCTCTACGGCCCGATCACCGCGCTGTCCAACGTGCAGGTCGACATCATGACCACGCTCGTGTCGTTCGAGCGGGTGCTCGAGGTGCTCGACCTGCGGCCCGGCGTCGACGACGCCCCGGACGCCCGCCCGCTGCCGGACGACCTGCCCCGCACCGCGAGCATCGAGCTCGACCGGGTGACGTTCCGGTACCCGTCCGCGGCCGAGGTGTCGCTCGCGTCGCTCGAGTCCGTCGCGCGGCTGCAGACCGAGGCGCCCGGCACGACGCTGCACGACGTCTCGTTCCGTGTGCCCCACGGCCACGTGGTCGCGCTGGTCGGGCCGTCCGGCGCCGGCAAGTCGACGATCAGCCAGCTGGTCGCCCGGCTCTACGACGTCACGGCCGGGGCGGTGCGGGTCGCGGGGCACGACGTCCGCGAGGTCACCCAGGCCAGCCTGCGCGACGCGGTCGGGATCGTCACGCAGGACGCCCACCTGTTCCACGACACCATCCGCGCGAACCTGCTCTACGCCCGCCCCGGGGCCTCCGACGCCGAGCTCGAGCAGGCGCTGCGCCGTGCGCAGATCGGGGACCTGGTGTCCCGGCTGCCCGACGGCGTGGACACCGTGGTGGGCGACCGCGGCTACCGGCTGTCCGGCGGGGAGCGCCAGCGGCTCGCGATCGCCCGGCTGCTGCTCAAGGCACCCCCGGTCGTGATCCTCGACGAGGCGACCGCCCACCTGGACTCCGAGTCGGAGGCCGCCGTGCAGCGCGCGCTCGCCGAGGCGCTGGAGGGGCGCACCGCGCTGGTCATCGCGCACCGGCTGTCGACCATCCGGGAGGCCGACTCCATCGTCGTCCTGGACGAGGGCCGCGTCGTGGAGCAGGGCACGCACGCCGAGCTGCTCGCGGCCGGCGGGCTGTACGCCGAGCTGTACGAGACGCAGTACGCGACCGCGGGCTGA
- a CDS encoding MarR family winged helix-turn-helix transcriptional regulator, whose protein sequence is MTLPGDAPHPGDELFWLLRRTLHTMRRDVRERVDLSPARHRLLRTAARNPEPQRQTALAAALDIVPRSVTSLVDDLEAAGLVERLPDPTDRRATLVAVTGEGRAVLAEADRQRRRHAEELLARLEPGEQAELLRLLHRLVDDADPC, encoded by the coding sequence ATGACGCTGCCCGGCGACGCCCCGCACCCCGGTGACGAGCTGTTCTGGCTGCTGCGCCGCACGCTCCACACCATGCGCCGGGACGTGCGCGAGCGCGTCGACCTCAGCCCCGCCCGGCACCGGCTGCTGCGCACCGCCGCCCGCAACCCGGAGCCGCAGCGGCAGACCGCCCTGGCGGCTGCGCTGGACATCGTCCCGCGGTCGGTGACCTCGCTCGTCGACGACCTCGAAGCGGCCGGGCTCGTCGAGCGCCTGCCCGACCCGACGGACCGCCGCGCCACCCTGGTCGCCGTCACCGGCGAGGGCCGCGCGGTGCTCGCCGAGGCGGACCGGCAGCGCCGGCGGCACGCCGAGGAGCTGCTCGCGCGCCTCGAGCCCGGCGAGCAGGCCGAGCTGCTGCGCCTGCTGCACCGCCTCGTGGACGACGCCGACCCCTGCTGA
- a CDS encoding stage II sporulation protein M: MDLDAFSALRQPTWARLDELSRRRVRDGAEADELVRLYQAVATDLSTVRSSAPDPDTVARLSQLLARARSAIAGSHEPAWRDARRFLVVSLPAALYRIRWWTVAVMTGFVALAVVAGWWVATDPGALAAMGTPAQRQQYVDEAFASYYDPGIGFAGVVWTNNAWIAAVCIGIGISGIGPLYVLVQNAVSVGATGGMMAAHGSLDVFLTLIAPHGLLELTSIFVAGAAGLRLCWTWIAPGGRPRGRALAEEGRSLVTVAIGLVGALAVSGLVEGFVTGSTLPWWLKIVIGAMALAAFWTYTLVLGRRAVREGETGDLEEDAAGYAVAYAG; this comes from the coding sequence GTGGACCTCGACGCCTTCTCCGCGCTGCGGCAGCCGACGTGGGCGCGGCTCGACGAGCTGTCCCGGCGCCGGGTCCGCGACGGCGCGGAGGCGGACGAGCTCGTGCGCCTCTACCAGGCGGTCGCCACCGACCTGTCCACCGTCCGCTCCTCCGCACCCGACCCGGACACGGTCGCGCGGCTGTCGCAGCTGCTGGCGCGCGCCCGGTCGGCGATCGCCGGCAGCCACGAGCCCGCCTGGCGCGACGCCCGCCGGTTCCTCGTCGTGTCGCTGCCGGCGGCGCTGTACCGGATCCGCTGGTGGACCGTCGCCGTGATGACGGGGTTCGTCGCGCTCGCCGTCGTCGCCGGGTGGTGGGTCGCCACCGACCCGGGCGCCCTCGCGGCGATGGGCACCCCGGCGCAGCGCCAGCAGTACGTCGACGAGGCGTTCGCCTCCTACTACGACCCGGGGATCGGCTTCGCGGGCGTGGTGTGGACCAACAACGCCTGGATCGCGGCCGTGTGCATCGGCATCGGCATCTCCGGCATCGGTCCGCTGTACGTCCTGGTGCAGAACGCCGTGAGCGTCGGGGCCACCGGCGGGATGATGGCGGCGCACGGCAGCCTCGACGTGTTCCTCACGCTCATCGCCCCGCACGGCCTGCTCGAGCTGACGTCGATCTTCGTCGCCGGCGCGGCGGGCCTGCGCCTGTGCTGGACGTGGATCGCGCCCGGTGGCCGGCCCCGCGGGCGTGCGCTCGCCGAGGAGGGCCGTTCTCTCGTCACCGTGGCGATCGGCCTGGTCGGGGCGCTCGCGGTCTCGGGCCTCGTCGAGGGGTTCGTCACCGGGTCGACGCTGCCGTGGTGGCTGAAGATCGTCATCGGCGCGATGGCCCTGGCGGCGTTCTGGACGTACACGCTCGTCCTCGGCCGTCGGGCCGTCCGCGAGGGCGAGACCGGCGACCTGGAGGAGGACGCCGCGGGCTACGCGGTGGCGTACGCCGGCTGA
- a CDS encoding DUF58 domain-containing protein has protein sequence MTITWRAVALTAVGVVPVLLLPAPGTVLLWAVLCLVVCAVDAALAASPRALAVRREVAGPVRLHEDARSRLTVTHTGGRRLRGTVRDAWQPSAGARRDRHPVDLPPGEARHLDTPLLPSRRGDLHADRVTVRTVGPLGVAGRQASFDVPGTLRVLPAFASRRHLPSRLARLREMDGRAAVQVRGAGTEFDSLREYVIGDDVRSIDWRASARRSDVVVRTWRPERDRRVLIVVDTSRTSAARTGEEPRLDASVEAALLLAALASRAGDRVELLAHDRTVRARVAGVSGPRLMPAVADALAGVEPSLVEADWPGLVGQVQQRLSQRALVVLLSALEPAAVEQGLLPVVDRLASRHQVVLASVRDPEVERLRAGREDVAALFDAAAAERTELERSALAQRLRARGVEVVDALPDDLAPRLADAYLALKAAGRL, from the coding sequence GTGACGATCACCTGGCGGGCGGTCGCGCTGACCGCGGTCGGCGTGGTGCCCGTGCTGCTGCTACCGGCTCCGGGGACGGTGCTGCTGTGGGCGGTGCTGTGCCTGGTGGTGTGCGCGGTCGACGCCGCGCTCGCCGCATCGCCCCGCGCGCTCGCCGTGCGGCGGGAGGTGGCGGGCCCGGTACGGCTGCACGAGGACGCCCGGTCGCGGCTGACCGTCACGCACACCGGTGGGCGCCGCCTGCGCGGGACGGTGCGGGACGCGTGGCAGCCGTCCGCGGGCGCGCGGCGCGACCGGCACCCGGTGGACCTGCCGCCCGGCGAGGCCCGGCACCTGGACACCCCGCTGCTGCCCTCGCGCCGCGGCGACCTGCACGCCGACCGGGTCACGGTGCGGACGGTCGGCCCGCTCGGCGTCGCCGGGCGCCAGGCCTCGTTCGACGTCCCGGGGACCCTGCGGGTGCTCCCGGCCTTCGCGTCCCGCCGCCACCTGCCGAGCCGGCTCGCGCGCCTGCGGGAGATGGACGGGCGCGCGGCGGTGCAGGTGCGCGGCGCGGGGACGGAGTTCGACTCCCTGCGCGAGTACGTGATCGGGGACGACGTGCGGTCGATCGACTGGCGCGCGAGCGCCCGCCGGTCCGACGTGGTGGTGCGGACGTGGCGGCCGGAGCGCGACCGCCGCGTGCTGATCGTGGTCGACACCTCGCGCACCAGCGCCGCCCGCACGGGCGAGGAGCCGCGGCTGGACGCCTCGGTGGAGGCCGCTCTCCTGCTGGCGGCGCTCGCGTCCCGCGCGGGCGACCGCGTCGAGCTGCTCGCCCACGACCGGACCGTCCGCGCCCGGGTCGCGGGCGTCTCGGGACCGCGCCTCATGCCCGCCGTGGCGGACGCGCTGGCCGGCGTCGAGCCGTCGCTCGTCGAGGCGGACTGGCCGGGCCTGGTCGGCCAGGTGCAGCAGCGCCTCTCGCAGCGCGCCCTCGTGGTGCTGCTGTCCGCACTGGAGCCCGCCGCCGTCGAGCAGGGCCTGCTGCCCGTCGTCGACCGGTTGGCCTCCCGGCACCAGGTGGTGCTGGCCTCGGTCCGTGACCCGGAGGTCGAGCGCCTGCGGGCGGGTCGGGAGGACGTCGCGGCGCTGTTCGACGCCGCGGCCGCCGAGCGCACGGAGCTCGAGCGCTCGGCCCTCGCCCAGCGGCTGCGCGCCCGCGGCGTCGAGGTCGTCGACGCCCTGCCCGACGACCTCGCGCCGCGGCTCGCCGACGCCTACCTCGCGCTCAAGGCCGCCGGCCGGCTCTGA
- a CDS encoding RDD family protein, with amino-acid sequence MDEGIVIGEGVLLDARPTSVASRLGAAVIDLLVLGVVAFGVVLLAVNVVRVAPGEDLLRILLVAVMALVLVVIPTAVDTLTRGRSLGKLAVGIRVVRDDGGPIRFRQALVRALAGILELWATFGSVAFIASLVHPQGKRLGDMLAGTYVVRVRGRVEARPVLTMPPFLAGWAQGADVARLPDGLAMSARQFLGRAAGLHPGSRAALGQQLAAEVARYVAPGPPPGTHPEAFLAAVLATRRDREHAAGVRAAARAEHEASALHRLPHGVPDPAR; translated from the coding sequence GTGGACGAGGGCATCGTCATCGGCGAGGGCGTCCTGCTGGACGCGCGCCCCACGTCCGTGGCGAGCCGGCTCGGCGCGGCGGTGATCGACCTGCTGGTCCTGGGGGTCGTCGCCTTCGGCGTGGTCCTGCTCGCCGTCAACGTGGTGCGGGTCGCACCGGGCGAGGACCTGCTGCGCATCCTCCTGGTCGCCGTGATGGCGCTGGTGCTCGTCGTGATCCCGACCGCGGTGGACACGCTCACGCGCGGCAGGTCGCTCGGCAAGCTCGCGGTCGGCATCCGCGTGGTCCGCGACGACGGCGGGCCGATCCGGTTCCGGCAGGCGCTGGTGCGGGCGCTCGCGGGCATCCTCGAGCTGTGGGCGACGTTCGGGTCCGTCGCGTTCATCGCGTCGCTCGTGCACCCGCAGGGCAAGCGGCTCGGGGACATGCTCGCGGGGACGTACGTGGTGCGGGTGCGCGGCAGGGTGGAGGCCCGTCCGGTGCTGACGATGCCCCCCTTCCTCGCCGGGTGGGCGCAGGGCGCGGACGTCGCGCGCCTGCCCGACGGGCTCGCGATGTCGGCGCGGCAGTTCCTCGGCCGGGCGGCGGGACTCCACCCGGGCTCGCGCGCGGCGCTCGGGCAGCAGCTCGCCGCGGAGGTCGCCCGCTACGTCGCGCCCGGCCCGCCCCCGGGCACGCACCCGGAGGCGTTCCTCGCCGCGGTCCTCGCGACGCGCCGCGACCGGGAGCACGCCGCGGGCGTCCGCGCCGCGGCGCGCGCCGAGCACGAGGCCTCCGCGCTGCACCGGCTGCCCCACGGGGTGCCCGACCCCGCCCGCTGA
- a CDS encoding CoA-binding protein, with protein sequence MTRDRSGATGTDDGRTTPLRDAADRFLASRRIAVTGVSRTPGGHGGNVVYRRLRDTGYQVFAVNPNAETVEDDPAYPDLHAIPGGVEAVVVATRPEHAAATVREAADLGIGQVWMHRSVDAGSVDDAAAAEGRARGLTVIDGGCPLMFGTPSDRTHRMMCRLMTLTGRVPRRV encoded by the coding sequence ATGACCAGGGACCGCAGCGGCGCGACCGGCACGGACGACGGGCGCACGACGCCCCTGCGCGACGCGGCGGACCGGTTCCTCGCGTCGCGGCGGATCGCCGTCACGGGGGTGTCGCGCACGCCCGGCGGCCACGGGGGCAACGTCGTGTACCGGCGGCTGCGCGACACCGGCTACCAGGTGTTCGCGGTGAACCCGAACGCCGAGACGGTCGAGGACGACCCGGCGTACCCGGACCTGCACGCCATCCCGGGCGGCGTCGAGGCCGTGGTCGTGGCGACCCGCCCGGAGCACGCCGCCGCGACCGTCCGCGAGGCGGCCGACCTCGGGATCGGGCAGGTCTGGATGCACCGGTCCGTCGACGCGGGCAGCGTGGACGACGCCGCGGCCGCGGAGGGACGGGCGCGCGGGCTCACGGTGATCGACGGCGGCTGCCCGCTGATGTTCGGGACCCCGTCGGACCGGACGCACCGGATGATGTGCCGTCTCATGACGCTGACGGGTCGGGTGCCGCGCCGGGTCTGA